Proteins found in one Desulfobotulus pelophilus genomic segment:
- a CDS encoding NifB/NifX family molybdenum-iron cluster-binding protein, with protein sequence MKVAIPVAEGKLAVHFGHVQEFALVYVNDGKIEKTESHTPPPHEPGVLPRWVESLGADLVIAGGMGHKAQQLFAEKGIRVLTGAPSETPETLVLNYLENTLQTGVNLCDH encoded by the coding sequence ATGAAGGTTGCCATTCCCGTTGCCGAAGGAAAACTTGCGGTTCATTTCGGCCACGTTCAGGAATTTGCCCTGGTCTATGTAAATGACGGAAAAATTGAAAAAACCGAAAGCCATACTCCCCCTCCCCACGAACCCGGAGTATTGCCCCGTTGGGTGGAATCCCTTGGTGCAGACCTTGTGATCGCCGGAGGTATGGGCCATAAAGCCCAGCAGCTTTTTGCGGAAAAAGGTATCCGTGTCCTTACGGGTGCTCCCTCTGAAACACCGGAAACACTGGTTCTCAATTATCTGGAAAATACCCTCCAGACAGGCGTCAACCTCTGCGACCACTAA
- the metF gene encoding methylenetetrahydrofolate reductase [NAD(P)H], which produces MLLRDIFAENPMTFSFEFFPPATEKGWETLFDTIADLMPLDPAYVSVTYGAGGSTRDRTHQLLGRIHRETPLTAVSHLTCVGASRDEIHEILSTYDALGVHNILALRGDPPAGESFVPHPDGFLFAADLVAYIKKHFPGMCIGVAGFPEGHPATPNRLQEIDYLKAKVDAGADYIVTQLFFDNRDFYDFQERCELAGIRVPILAGIMPVTTRRGMERMAELAAGARIPAALLKAVYRAGSDDRVENVGVHWATEQVRDLIDHGVRGIHFYTLNRSLATLRIYEALGVKNSRSFSL; this is translated from the coding sequence ATGCTGCTGCGAGATATTTTTGCTGAAAATCCCATGACCTTCAGTTTTGAGTTTTTTCCGCCGGCAACGGAAAAGGGCTGGGAGACTCTTTTTGATACCATTGCCGACCTGATGCCCCTTGATCCCGCCTATGTGAGTGTCACCTATGGTGCCGGTGGCTCCACCCGGGACAGAACCCATCAGCTTCTCGGCCGTATCCACAGGGAAACACCGCTGACGGCGGTTTCCCACCTCACCTGTGTGGGGGCTTCCAGGGATGAGATCCACGAGATTCTGAGTACCTATGATGCTCTGGGGGTTCATAACATTCTGGCCCTGAGGGGAGATCCTCCTGCGGGCGAATCCTTTGTTCCCCATCCCGATGGTTTTTTATTTGCTGCCGATCTTGTAGCCTATATCAAAAAACATTTTCCGGGTATGTGCATCGGTGTGGCAGGGTTCCCCGAAGGACATCCCGCCACGCCTAACCGGCTTCAGGAAATTGATTATCTCAAGGCCAAAGTGGATGCGGGCGCTGATTATATTGTAACCCAGCTTTTTTTTGACAACAGGGATTTTTATGATTTTCAGGAGCGCTGTGAACTGGCCGGTATCCGTGTTCCCATCCTTGCGGGCATTATGCCTGTGACTACCCGCAGGGGGATGGAGCGCATGGCGGAACTGGCTGCGGGAGCCCGCATACCGGCGGCCCTCCTCAAGGCTGTTTATCGGGCCGGTTCCGATGATAGGGTGGAAAATGTGGGGGTCCACTGGGCCACGGAGCAGGTGCGGGATCTGATTGATCATGGTGTCCGGGGTATTCATTTTTATACACTGAACCGATCCCTTGCCACCCTGCGTATTTACGAAGCTCTGGGAGTGAAAAATTCCCGAAGCTTCAGCCTGTAA
- a CDS encoding DUF134 domain-containing protein, with the protein MVRPKKNRIVTAQPEVSYFKPRGIPLRDLDEVVLTVDEREALRLADLEDLSHAEAGERMAVSRATFGRILQKARKITADALVNGKAIRVEGGTYTLKQVRHFLCLACQRAFEHPQEEGRPTHCPRCTHSEIEHSE; encoded by the coding sequence ATGGTTCGGCCCAAAAAAAATCGTATTGTCACAGCTCAGCCGGAAGTCAGCTATTTTAAACCCAGGGGTATTCCTCTGCGGGATCTGGATGAGGTGGTTCTGACCGTAGATGAGCGGGAAGCCCTCCGCCTGGCGGATCTGGAAGATCTGAGCCACGCAGAGGCAGGAGAACGCATGGCTGTCTCCCGCGCTACCTTCGGCCGAATTCTTCAGAAAGCCCGAAAAATCACGGCGGATGCCCTGGTCAACGGCAAGGCAATCCGTGTTGAGGGAGGGACCTACACCCTGAAACAGGTCCGGCATTTCCTCTGCCTTGCCTGCCAGAGAGCCTTTGAGCATCCTCAGGAAGAAGGCAGGCCTACCCACTGTCCCCGCTGCACCCATTCGGAGATCGAACACTCCGAATGA
- the yjgA gene encoding ribosome biogenesis factor YjgA, with translation MEDWNAEWEDESELPKSRSQKKQEVRVLESLGIRLAGMGEDAWKAVPLSPELRRSFEDYTGIRSHGARKRQEKRIGALMRHEDPEHVEKISRFLEDGEAVQRRERSRIQYLESVRDRLAAGDEDLAHSFAERPELDRHHFLFLVDQATREKKEGSPRGARRALFRYLKEKMEGDAGD, from the coding sequence ATGGAAGACTGGAATGCGGAGTGGGAAGATGAGAGCGAACTTCCCAAAAGTCGATCACAAAAGAAGCAGGAAGTACGGGTCCTTGAATCGTTGGGTATCCGACTCGCCGGCATGGGGGAGGATGCCTGGAAAGCCGTACCTCTTTCCCCCGAGCTGCGCAGGTCTTTTGAAGACTATACGGGAATACGGAGCCATGGAGCCCGGAAACGTCAGGAAAAGAGAATTGGTGCTCTGATGCGCCATGAAGACCCGGAACATGTTGAGAAAATTAGCCGTTTTCTTGAAGACGGAGAGGCCGTTCAGCGCCGTGAGCGCTCCCGGATTCAGTATCTGGAATCCGTAAGGGACCGTCTGGCCGCAGGAGATGAGGACCTGGCTCACAGCTTTGCGGAACGGCCGGAACTGGATCGTCATCACTTTCTCTTTCTTGTGGATCAGGCAACGAGGGAAAAAAAAGAAGGCAGCCCCAGAGGTGCCAGAAGGGCTCTTTTCCGTTACCTGAAAGAGAAAATGGAGGGAGATGCCGGAGACTGA
- a CDS encoding ATP-binding protein: MKELIILSGKGGTGKTSVTAAFAHLAPSRILVDADVDAANLHLVVPHRQWSSETFSGGILPEIVPDQCTGCGTCAAICAFGAIREGFPPVIDPIHCEGCGICHDFCPSGAIRLIPRISGTWYISRSAGGSMLHARLGIAEENSGKLVSLLRKKAGELAEKEKRPLILVDGPPGIGCPVIASLTGASLVLMVTEPTLSGRHDMLRLADLCWKMRIPVCLTLNKWDLNPDVADAMTEEAEKRGISVLSPIPFDSAMAKALAEGKNTSTGPAGQALTLLWQEVSALLDKTEQSYGHNIVSMKSLKQETAS, translated from the coding sequence ATGAAAGAACTCATTATTCTCAGTGGAAAGGGAGGAACGGGGAAAACCAGTGTCACCGCCGCTTTTGCTCACCTCGCTCCTTCCCGTATTCTCGTGGATGCGGATGTGGATGCGGCCAATCTGCATCTGGTGGTTCCCCACAGACAATGGAGTTCAGAAACTTTCTCCGGAGGTATTCTTCCGGAAATCGTACCAGATCAGTGTACAGGCTGCGGTACCTGCGCTGCCATCTGTGCCTTTGGTGCCATCCGTGAAGGGTTCCCACCCGTAATAGATCCCATACACTGTGAAGGTTGCGGTATCTGCCATGATTTCTGCCCTTCCGGAGCCATCCGCCTGATACCCCGCATATCAGGCACCTGGTATATTTCAAGAAGTGCAGGAGGATCCATGCTCCATGCAAGGCTGGGTATCGCCGAAGAGAACTCCGGCAAGCTGGTTTCCCTGCTACGTAAAAAAGCAGGAGAACTGGCGGAAAAGGAAAAACGTCCCCTTATTCTGGTGGATGGCCCCCCCGGCATCGGCTGCCCGGTAATCGCCTCTTTAACCGGGGCCAGCCTTGTACTCATGGTCACAGAACCCACCCTGTCCGGCCGCCACGACATGCTGCGCCTTGCGGACCTGTGCTGGAAAATGCGGATCCCTGTCTGCCTGACCCTGAACAAATGGGACCTCAACCCCGATGTGGCCGATGCCATGACAGAAGAAGCCGAAAAACGAGGAATTTCTGTGCTATCCCCCATACCCTTTGATTCTGCCATGGCAAAAGCCCTGGCAGAAGGCAAAAACACCTCCACCGGACCTGCAGGCCAAGCCCTTACCCTGCTATGGCAGGAGGTTTCCGCCCTTCTGGACAAAACCGAACAATCATACGGGCATAACATAGTATCTATGAAATCTCTGAAACAGGAGACAGCATCATGA
- a CDS encoding ATP-binding protein: protein MILAIASGKGGTGKTTLAVNLAASAPCPVTLLDCDVEEPNAHLFTRPENVLRTPKGVFVPRIDTDRCTLCGKCESVCRFSALVIIGRKLMTYPEMCHACRGCLRICPENAIAEGERILGDVLSGNFGPHRLIWGEMRVGEAMSPPLIEAVRHMAPSGMPVILDAPPGTSCPMIAAIRDCDFVLLVTEPTPFGLHDLALAAETARHLGIPCAIVVNRAEEGNTLIQDYARRENLAIFMEIPFRRSYAEAYARGDILIDRDPELKKAFVRLWETIQRQTGIEKKRASA, encoded by the coding sequence ATGATACTTGCCATAGCCAGCGGTAAGGGCGGAACCGGTAAAACCACCCTTGCCGTAAACCTTGCTGCTTCCGCGCCCTGTCCCGTAACTCTACTGGACTGCGACGTGGAAGAACCCAATGCACACCTCTTCACCAGGCCTGAAAATGTCCTGCGCACACCGAAAGGGGTTTTCGTACCGCGCATCGATACAGACCGCTGCACGCTCTGCGGAAAATGCGAGTCTGTCTGCCGGTTTTCCGCACTGGTCATCATCGGCCGGAAGCTCATGACCTACCCGGAAATGTGCCACGCCTGCCGCGGGTGTCTGCGCATCTGCCCTGAAAATGCCATCGCCGAAGGAGAACGCATCCTGGGAGATGTACTCTCCGGTAACTTTGGCCCCCACAGGCTCATCTGGGGAGAAATGCGGGTGGGTGAAGCCATGAGCCCTCCCCTCATCGAAGCTGTGCGCCATATGGCACCTTCGGGCATGCCCGTTATTCTCGATGCGCCTCCGGGCACATCCTGCCCCATGATTGCTGCCATCAGGGACTGTGACTTTGTCCTCCTTGTCACCGAGCCCACCCCCTTCGGGCTCCATGATCTTGCCCTCGCAGCAGAAACCGCCAGACATCTCGGCATTCCCTGCGCCATCGTGGTGAACAGGGCAGAGGAAGGCAACACTCTCATTCAGGACTACGCCCGCAGAGAAAACCTTGCCATCTTCATGGAAATCCCCTTCCGCCGGTCCTATGCCGAGGCCTATGCCAGGGGAGACATACTCATAGACCGGGATCCTGAGCTCAAAAAAGCCTTTGTCCGCCTCTGGGAAACCATACAGAGACAAACCGGTATCGAAAAAAAAAGGGCCTCCGCATGA
- a CDS encoding MBL fold metallo-hydrolase, whose protein sequence is MTRITLLAENTTATGAALMGEHGLSFLMETPETSILFDTGQGMVLGANARTLGKDLSRVETIVLSHGHYDHTGGLVFFEAGEKNKRLVAHPAAFAPKWAGRGPGQLIPIGCPFTEEEIRNRGFLIETSTISLPLSTGIRTTGEIPMVTDWERVESYFFAGEPAQPDSMPDDMGLILESAMGTVLILGCTHRGIINTLTHVAGITGSRHFHAILGGLHLGQADEKRLNQVSSGLKDFSFDHMMIGHCTGIHAYGHLRRVFGERVTSLSVGSSWTFPGN, encoded by the coding sequence ATGACCCGTATTACCCTTCTTGCCGAAAATACCACAGCAACCGGTGCGGCCCTTATGGGCGAACACGGACTTTCCTTTCTTATGGAAACACCGGAAACCTCCATCCTCTTTGACACGGGCCAGGGCATGGTTCTTGGTGCCAATGCCCGTACCCTGGGCAAAGACCTTTCCAGAGTGGAGACCATTGTCCTCAGCCATGGCCATTATGATCATACGGGCGGGCTTGTTTTTTTTGAGGCCGGAGAAAAGAACAAACGTCTGGTAGCTCATCCGGCAGCCTTTGCACCCAAATGGGCAGGACGGGGTCCCGGCCAGCTGATTCCCATCGGCTGTCCGTTTACGGAGGAAGAAATCCGAAACCGGGGCTTTCTGATCGAAACGTCAACCATATCCCTTCCTCTCTCGACGGGTATCCGCACCACTGGGGAAATCCCCATGGTGACAGACTGGGAAAGGGTTGAGTCTTACTTCTTTGCCGGTGAACCGGCTCAGCCCGACAGCATGCCCGACGACATGGGCCTTATTCTGGAAAGTGCCATGGGAACGGTGCTGATTCTGGGTTGCACCCACAGGGGAATCATCAACACCCTTACCCACGTGGCAGGCATCACCGGAAGCCGTCATTTTCATGCCATCCTCGGTGGTCTGCATCTGGGCCAGGCCGATGAAAAACGATTGAATCAGGTAAGTTCGGGGCTAAAAGACTTTTCTTTTGACCATATGATGATCGGTCACTGCACAGGCATCCATGCCTACGGACACCTCCGGCGGGTTTTCGGAGAAAGGGTTACCTCCCTTTCCGTTGGAAGCTCCTGGACCTTTCCCGGAAACTGA
- a CDS encoding NifB/NifX family molybdenum-iron cluster-binding protein, which yields MKVLVSSQGPTLDSPLDLRFGRAACFLLVDTLSLDFSVVENSQNLNLPQGAGIQAGKIAVSTGADAVITGNCGPKAFDVLKTAGLEVVVNASGRVIDAVQNYKNGQLSSTAAPNVEGHWA from the coding sequence ATGAAAGTACTGGTTTCTTCACAAGGTCCGACACTGGACTCTCCCTTGGATCTCCGTTTTGGCAGGGCTGCCTGCTTTCTTCTTGTAGATACCCTGTCCCTGGATTTTTCCGTGGTGGAAAACTCCCAGAATCTGAATCTACCTCAGGGAGCCGGGATTCAGGCTGGCAAAATCGCCGTATCCACAGGGGCCGATGCCGTTATCACAGGCAACTGCGGACCCAAGGCCTTTGATGTATTAAAAACAGCGGGTCTGGAAGTGGTGGTCAATGCTTCCGGCAGGGTGATCGATGCCGTACAGAACTATAAAAACGGACAGCTTTCATCCACCGCAGCCCCCAACGTGGAAGGACACTGGGCATAA